Proteins from a single region of Procambarus clarkii isolate CNS0578487 chromosome 62, FALCON_Pclarkii_2.0, whole genome shotgun sequence:
- the Fib gene encoding rRNA 2'-O-methyltransferase fibrillarin isoform X1, which yields MGKPDFSPRGGGGGGGGFRGGGGGGGFRGGRGGGRGGFSPGGRGGFSPGGRGGFSPGGRGGGGFRGRGGGDRGGGRGRGGRGGRGGFRGGKTVLIEPHRHEGVFIARGKEDALVTKNMVPGESVYGEKRMSVEASTDKIEYRVWNPFRSKLAAAIVGGIGNIYMPPGSKVLYLGAANGTTVSHVSDVVGPEGVVYAVEFSHRSGRDLVNMAKKRTNIVPIVEDARHPHKYRMICSMVDCIFADVAQPDQARIVAINAQHFLKVGGHYVISIKANCIDSTAPAEAVFAGEIKKLQTDLLKPQEQLTLEPYERDHAVVVGVYRPPKKNK from the exons ATGGGTAAGCCTG ATTTCTCACcccgtggaggtggtggtggtggaggaggcttcCGTGGAGGCGGAGGCGGTGGTGGCTTCCGTGGAGGCCGAGGTGGTGGTCGTGGAGGATTTTCACCCGGAGGTCGTGGAGGGTTTTCACCTGGGGGTCGTGGAGGATTTTCACCAGGAGGACGTGGTGGCGGCGGTTTCCGTGGACGTGGTGGTGGAGACCGTGGCGGTGGCAGAGGGCGAGGTGGACGTGGAGGAAGAG GAGGTTTTAGGGGTGGAAAGACTGTTTTAATTGAGCCCCATCGTCACGAGGGAGTGTTTATTGCTCGTGGTAAGGAGGATGCATTAGTCACAAAGAATATGGTTCCTGGGGAAAGTGTTTATGGAGAGAAGAGAATGAGTGTAGAGGCAA GCACCGATAAGATTGAGTACCGTGTGTGGAATCCATTCCGTTCAAAATTGGCTGCTGCTATTGTGGGAGGGATTGGAAATATTTACATGCCTCCTGGCTCAAAGGTTCTATACTTGGGAGCCGCAAATGGCACAACGGTATCACATGTTTCTGATGTAGTAGGACCG GAAGGCGTTGTGTATGCAGTGGAGTTTTCTCATCGCTCGGGACGTGACTTAGTGAACATGGCAAAGAAACGCACGAACATTGTCCCCATTGTAGAGGACGCTCGTCACCCACACAAGTATCGTATGATCTGCAGTATGGTAGATTGTATCTTTGCTGATGTTGCCCAGCCTGATCAAGCTCGTATTGTTGCTATCAATGCCCAGCATTTCTTGAAAGTAGGTGGCCATTATGTCATATCCATCAAGGCTAATTGCATTGATTCAACTGCCCCAGCTGAAGCTGTGTTTGCAGGAGAAATCAAAAAGCTTCAAACTGACCTTCTCAAACCCCAGGAACAGCTAACTCTAGAACCATATGAGAGAGATCATGCAGTAGTAGTAGGTGTTTACAGACCACCAAAGAAAAACAAATAG
- the Fib gene encoding rRNA 2'-O-methyltransferase fibrillarin isoform X2, which translates to MDFSPRGGGGGGGGFRGGGGGGGFRGGRGGGRGGFSPGGRGGFSPGGRGGFSPGGRGGGGFRGRGGGDRGGGRGRGGRGGRGGFRGGKTVLIEPHRHEGVFIARGKEDALVTKNMVPGESVYGEKRMSVEASTDKIEYRVWNPFRSKLAAAIVGGIGNIYMPPGSKVLYLGAANGTTVSHVSDVVGPEGVVYAVEFSHRSGRDLVNMAKKRTNIVPIVEDARHPHKYRMICSMVDCIFADVAQPDQARIVAINAQHFLKVGGHYVISIKANCIDSTAPAEAVFAGEIKKLQTDLLKPQEQLTLEPYERDHAVVVGVYRPPKKNK; encoded by the exons ATGG ATTTCTCACcccgtggaggtggtggtggtggaggaggcttcCGTGGAGGCGGAGGCGGTGGTGGCTTCCGTGGAGGCCGAGGTGGTGGTCGTGGAGGATTTTCACCCGGAGGTCGTGGAGGGTTTTCACCTGGGGGTCGTGGAGGATTTTCACCAGGAGGACGTGGTGGCGGCGGTTTCCGTGGACGTGGTGGTGGAGACCGTGGCGGTGGCAGAGGGCGAGGTGGACGTGGAGGAAGAG GAGGTTTTAGGGGTGGAAAGACTGTTTTAATTGAGCCCCATCGTCACGAGGGAGTGTTTATTGCTCGTGGTAAGGAGGATGCATTAGTCACAAAGAATATGGTTCCTGGGGAAAGTGTTTATGGAGAGAAGAGAATGAGTGTAGAGGCAA GCACCGATAAGATTGAGTACCGTGTGTGGAATCCATTCCGTTCAAAATTGGCTGCTGCTATTGTGGGAGGGATTGGAAATATTTACATGCCTCCTGGCTCAAAGGTTCTATACTTGGGAGCCGCAAATGGCACAACGGTATCACATGTTTCTGATGTAGTAGGACCG GAAGGCGTTGTGTATGCAGTGGAGTTTTCTCATCGCTCGGGACGTGACTTAGTGAACATGGCAAAGAAACGCACGAACATTGTCCCCATTGTAGAGGACGCTCGTCACCCACACAAGTATCGTATGATCTGCAGTATGGTAGATTGTATCTTTGCTGATGTTGCCCAGCCTGATCAAGCTCGTATTGTTGCTATCAATGCCCAGCATTTCTTGAAAGTAGGTGGCCATTATGTCATATCCATCAAGGCTAATTGCATTGATTCAACTGCCCCAGCTGAAGCTGTGTTTGCAGGAGAAATCAAAAAGCTTCAAACTGACCTTCTCAAACCCCAGGAACAGCTAACTCTAGAACCATATGAGAGAGATCATGCAGTAGTAGTAGGTGTTTACAGACCACCAAAGAAAAACAAATAG